In a genomic window of Weissella tructae:
- a CDS encoding MFS transporter, which yields MIKTKYSKITLALVLSVVLLGSIMRAPITALPMMLDPIADSLQTNPATLSVLTTIPLLMFMTISTLAAKTMNHLGIKRAMTLAITLVVIGAAFRTFANMPAMLAGTVLMGAGIAYLNVFMPSFVVAFFPNKIGVYTSIYSLTIMIGVAVFNLITVPIMKAFGWQSVMYVILGLTVLALSVWLFAKSHAEPKIDTKAKTKEPTAPKEKLHLYGNPRAWALMLTFGTQSLINYTVVAWMPALMAHEGVADHNVGWIMAVYSLIGMPLSILVPNILVRLTRRKVEWMILVSGIFGLISAYMMFNHQTSDIWYWVVQLLLMGYVTGFFFLYVMTMFAQKTENHMQTAALAGMAQAGGYLLASTGPIAYGIAFSNNPEGVLQSWVYLGLMVMLLVAGLYTASYKKVFS from the coding sequence ATGATTAAAACAAAATATTCTAAAATTACATTAGCATTGGTGCTAAGTGTAGTTTTGTTGGGAAGCATTATGCGAGCGCCTATTACAGCGTTACCAATGATGCTGGATCCAATTGCTGATTCATTACAAACAAATCCGGCAACGTTGAGTGTGTTAACAACAATTCCGTTGTTGATGTTTATGACCATTTCAACATTGGCCGCGAAGACAATGAACCATTTGGGCATTAAGCGTGCGATGACATTGGCCATTACATTGGTCGTCATCGGAGCTGCGTTTAGAACATTTGCGAATATGCCTGCTATGTTGGCGGGGACGGTATTGATGGGGGCAGGGATTGCGTACCTTAACGTCTTCATGCCATCGTTTGTGGTCGCTTTCTTCCCAAATAAAATTGGTGTGTATACATCTATCTATTCTTTGACCATTATGATTGGTGTTGCGGTATTCAATTTGATTACCGTTCCAATTATGAAAGCCTTTGGTTGGCAATCAGTGATGTATGTTATTCTTGGACTAACGGTCTTGGCGTTGTCTGTTTGGTTGTTTGCGAAAAGCCATGCAGAACCTAAAATTGATACTAAAGCGAAAACAAAAGAACCAACAGCGCCAAAGGAAAAGTTACATTTATACGGTAATCCACGTGCATGGGCTTTGATGTTGACCTTTGGAACACAATCATTAATCAACTATACAGTGGTCGCTTGGATGCCAGCGCTGATGGCGCATGAAGGTGTTGCAGATCACAATGTGGGGTGGATTATGGCCGTATATTCTTTGATCGGAATGCCATTATCAATTTTAGTACCTAATATTTTGGTGCGTTTGACACGCCGTAAGGTAGAATGGATGATTTTGGTTAGTGGTATTTTCGGACTAATTTCAGCCTACATGATGTTTAACCACCAAACGAGTGATATTTGGTACTGGGTTGTACAACTCCTATTGATGGGATATGTGACAGGATTCTTCTTCCTGTATGTGATGACTATGTTTGCACAAAAGACAGAAAACCACATGCAAACAGCAGCGTTAGCTGGAATGGCACAAGCTGGAGGATATTTGTTAGCGTCAACGGGGCCGATTGCTTACGGAATTGCGTTCTCAAATAATCCAGAAGGTGTCTTACAAAGTTGGGTTTACTTGGGGTTGATGGTCATGCTTTTGGTAGCGGGACTATATACAGCCAGTTATAAAAAAGTCTTTTCATAA
- a CDS encoding ECF transporter S component produces the protein MKIKQLTLLSMFIALNVALSVVVKVPTPTGFISLVEVGIFVAAWRFGRTSGMLVGGLTGLLLDLLAGYPQWMIFSLLIHGAEGWLIDVKEGRFKRLWSLLIALIVVVGGYWLAGGLMLWLIGGMNMSLLSALVAALAEIPLNMTQVLVGWLVAQILIRILEKQENK, from the coding sequence ATGAAAATTAAGCAATTAACTTTATTGAGCATGTTTATCGCTTTGAATGTGGCATTAAGTGTTGTCGTGAAAGTACCAACACCAACTGGATTCATTTCATTAGTTGAAGTTGGTATTTTTGTGGCGGCATGGCGTTTTGGTCGCACGAGTGGGATGCTGGTTGGTGGACTAACAGGACTATTGTTAGATTTACTAGCTGGATATCCACAATGGATGATTTTTTCGCTCTTGATTCATGGGGCAGAAGGATGGTTGATTGATGTTAAGGAGGGGCGATTCAAGCGTCTCTGGTCACTACTTATTGCGTTAATTGTTGTCGTAGGTGGTTATTGGCTTGCGGGTGGTCTAATGCTTTGGTTGATTGGTGGCATGAATATGTCATTGTTGTCGGCATTAGTCGCTGCGTTGGCTGAAATACCCCTAAATATGACACAAGTACTAGTCGGTTGGCTAGTTGCACAAATACTTATTCGAATTCTCGAAAAACAGGAAAATAAATAA
- a CDS encoding bifunctional hydroxymethylpyrimidine kinase/phosphomethylpyrimidine kinase → MTQRLVTIAGSDSLAGGGIQADLATFTEYGYQGVSVLTSIVTVLGDDFNIYPVDQSVLAEQLTSVFSLADIAGVKTGLIPNQEHFEMITDYLNTHVLGKMPIIVDPVMVVKESDAWDISEIITLFKTRLLPLATVITPNLSEAELLVGYEIQTTADMEKAAQELYDMGPEMVVIKGGARLSGQSAIDIVFDGHEWMMLENQKLETEFNNGAGCTFSAAITSNLSQHKQVFDSVADAKDFVYKGITYGVRLDAQQNLGNVWQSARRIKGDEHEN, encoded by the coding sequence ATGACACAACGTCTTGTAACAATTGCGGGTTCCGACTCGTTAGCTGGTGGCGGGATTCAAGCCGACTTAGCGACCTTTACAGAATATGGTTATCAAGGAGTGAGTGTTTTAACGAGCATTGTAACTGTTTTAGGAGATGACTTTAATATTTACCCCGTTGACCAGAGCGTACTTGCAGAACAACTCACGTCAGTGTTTAGTTTAGCCGACATTGCGGGTGTGAAAACTGGGTTGATTCCAAATCAAGAACATTTTGAAATGATTACAGATTATCTAAACACACATGTGTTGGGTAAAATGCCAATTATTGTCGATCCAGTTATGGTAGTCAAAGAAAGTGATGCTTGGGATATTAGTGAAATTATCACATTATTTAAGACACGTTTACTACCATTAGCCACCGTTATTACACCGAATTTATCAGAAGCTGAATTGTTAGTTGGCTATGAGATACAGACCACTGCAGACATGGAAAAAGCGGCACAAGAACTTTATGATATGGGACCGGAAATGGTCGTGATTAAAGGTGGTGCGCGATTATCTGGTCAATCAGCGATCGATATTGTGTTTGATGGTCACGAATGGATGATGCTTGAAAATCAAAAGCTTGAAACTGAATTTAACAATGGTGCTGGTTGTACATTTTCAGCAGCGATTACGTCAAATCTATCACAACATAAACAAGTGTTTGATAGCGTTGCAGATGCAAAAGATTTTGTTTATAAAGGGATTACTTATGGTGTTCGCTTAGATGCGCAACAAAACTTAGGTAATGTTTGGCAATCTGCGCGACGCATTAAAGGAGACGAGCATGAAAATTAA
- a CDS encoding HU family DNA-binding protein: MANKQELVNDVATATGLTKKDAASAVDAVFSSIQDSLAKGEKVQLIGFGNFEVRSRAARKGRNPQTKEEIEIPASKVPAFKPGKALKDAVK, encoded by the coding sequence ATGGCTAACAAGCAAGAATTGGTAAATGATGTTGCAACTGCAACTGGTTTGACTAAGAAGGACGCTGCTTCAGCAGTAGACGCTGTTTTCTCATCTATCCAAGATTCATTGGCTAAGGGAGAAAAGGTTCAATTGATCGGATTCGGAAACTTCGAAGTGCGTTCACGTGCGGCTCGTAAGGGACGTAACCCACAAACTAAGGAAGAAATCGAAATCCCAGCATCAAAGGTACCTGCATTCAAGCCTGGTAAGGCTCTTAAGGATGCCGTTAAGTAA
- the der gene encoding ribosome biogenesis GTPase Der, which yields MALPVMAIVGRPNVGKSTIFNSIAGDRISIVEDTPGITRDRIYTRAEWLTQEFRLIDTGGIDIDDEPFMSQITHQAEIAIDEADVIVFVVSAKEGMTEADERVAKILYRSKKPVVLAVNKVDNVEMRAEIYDFYALGFGEPFPISGTHRTGMGDLLDQVVSEFPETDGITDDDKIRFSLIGRPNVGKSSIVNALLGEERVIVSDVAGTTRDAVDTKFTTPEGDEFVMVDTAGIRKRGKVYETTEKYSVMRAMRAIDDSNVVLMVLNAEEGIRDQDKHVAGYAHEAGRAIVIVVNKWDTLEKDNHTMKEFEQTIRSEFQYLSYAPIIFVSAKTKQRLDKLPELIKQVDENHKRRIQSATLNEVVMDALALNPTPSVNGKRLRVYYATQVAIQPPTFVVFVNEPELMHFSYERFLENQIRKSFDFTGTPIHLIKRARK from the coding sequence ATGGCATTACCAGTTATGGCGATCGTTGGTCGCCCAAACGTTGGAAAGTCTACTATCTTCAACTCTATTGCAGGTGATCGTATTTCTATCGTGGAGGATACTCCTGGTATTACGCGTGACCGTATTTACACACGTGCAGAATGGTTGACACAAGAATTCCGTTTGATTGATACAGGTGGAATTGACATTGATGACGAACCATTTATGTCACAAATTACACATCAAGCTGAAATCGCGATTGACGAAGCTGATGTTATTGTCTTTGTTGTTTCTGCTAAGGAAGGTATGACAGAAGCTGATGAACGTGTTGCAAAGATTTTGTACCGTTCAAAGAAGCCTGTTGTATTGGCTGTAAACAAGGTCGACAACGTTGAAATGCGTGCAGAAATCTATGATTTCTACGCACTTGGCTTTGGAGAACCATTCCCAATTTCTGGTACACACCGTACTGGAATGGGAGACTTGTTGGATCAAGTTGTCTCAGAATTCCCTGAAACAGATGGAATTACTGACGATGATAAGATTCGTTTCTCATTGATTGGACGTCCAAACGTTGGAAAGTCTTCAATTGTTAATGCTTTGTTAGGTGAAGAACGTGTTATTGTTTCAGATGTTGCTGGAACAACACGTGATGCCGTTGACACAAAGTTTACAACACCTGAAGGTGATGAATTCGTGATGGTCGACACGGCCGGAATTCGTAAGCGTGGTAAGGTCTACGAAACAACAGAAAAGTACTCAGTTATGCGTGCGATGCGTGCGATTGATGACTCAAACGTTGTTTTGATGGTCTTGAACGCTGAAGAAGGTATCCGTGATCAAGATAAGCACGTTGCCGGTTATGCTCACGAAGCTGGACGAGCAATCGTTATCGTCGTGAACAAGTGGGATACGCTTGAAAAAGATAATCACACAATGAAGGAATTTGAACAAACTATCCGTAGTGAATTCCAATACCTATCATACGCACCAATCATTTTCGTATCAGCGAAAACAAAGCAACGTTTGGACAAGTTGCCAGAATTGATTAAGCAAGTGGATGAAAACCACAAGCGTCGTATTCAATCTGCAACATTGAACGAAGTTGTGATGGATGCTTTGGCGTTGAACCCAACACCAAGTGTCAATGGAAAGCGTCTACGTGTTTACTATGCAACACAAGTGGCTATTCAACCACCAACATTCGTTGTATTTGTGAACGAACCAGAATTGATGCACTTCTCATATGAACGTTTCCTTGAAAATCAAATTCGTAAGTCATTTGACTTTACAGGAACACCAATTCACTTGATTAAGCGTGCACGTAAGTAA
- the rpsA gene encoding 30S ribosomal protein S1: MNEENNELLAALDSVAEVKVGDVVKGEVLAIDDNRQVIVGIEGAGVEGVIPMRELTSDRDADVNDLVKVGDVIDLVVVSTIGSDKEGGSYLLSKRRLEARRAWEEIASKFNAGDIVEAPVTQVVKGGLVVDVAGVRGFVPASMIENRFVQDLNQYKGQTIRAKIIEIDPTESRLILSRRDVLNEERSEALSRIFNELAEGDVVEGKVARMTNFGAFIDLGGVDGLVHVSEISHDRVSQPSDVLAVGDDVKVKILGLDPEKERISLSIKATQPGPWEAAAENAPEGTVLEGTVKRVVDFGAFVEVFPGVEGLVHVSQIAHKHVNNPADVLTAGDKVNVKVLEVNPDKQRLSLSIKALEEAPEREENASSSNNNNGGDRPRRQRRPRQEAAPKNYSTSEEEGSATLGDAFGDIFKDFN, encoded by the coding sequence ATGAACGAAGAAAACAATGAGCTATTGGCAGCTCTTGACAGCGTAGCCGAAGTTAAAGTTGGTGATGTAGTTAAGGGTGAAGTCTTGGCAATTGATGATAACCGTCAAGTTATCGTAGGTATTGAAGGAGCCGGTGTTGAAGGAGTAATCCCAATGCGCGAACTTACTTCAGACCGTGATGCTGATGTGAACGATCTTGTCAAGGTCGGAGACGTTATTGATTTGGTAGTTGTATCAACTATCGGATCTGACAAGGAAGGTGGATCATACCTACTTTCAAAGCGTCGCCTTGAAGCTCGTCGTGCTTGGGAAGAAATCGCAAGCAAGTTTAACGCAGGTGACATCGTAGAAGCGCCTGTTACCCAAGTTGTTAAGGGTGGATTGGTTGTAGACGTTGCTGGAGTACGTGGATTCGTACCTGCATCAATGATCGAAAACCGCTTTGTGCAAGATTTGAACCAATACAAGGGTCAAACTATCCGTGCAAAGATTATCGAAATCGATCCTACTGAAAGCCGTTTGATTTTGTCACGTCGCGATGTTTTGAACGAAGAACGTTCAGAAGCATTGTCACGCATCTTCAACGAATTGGCTGAAGGTGATGTTGTTGAAGGTAAGGTTGCTCGTATGACTAACTTTGGTGCCTTCATCGACCTTGGTGGTGTAGATGGTTTGGTACACGTATCTGAAATCTCACACGATCGCGTTTCACAACCTTCTGACGTATTGGCAGTTGGTGATGATGTTAAGGTTAAGATCTTGGGATTGGATCCTGAAAAGGAACGTATCTCATTGTCAATCAAGGCAACACAACCAGGACCATGGGAAGCTGCGGCTGAAAATGCTCCTGAAGGAACTGTTCTTGAAGGAACTGTTAAGCGTGTTGTTGACTTCGGTGCCTTTGTGGAAGTATTCCCAGGTGTTGAAGGACTTGTTCACGTTTCACAAATTGCTCACAAGCACGTGAACAACCCAGCTGACGTATTGACTGCTGGTGACAAGGTTAACGTTAAGGTTCTTGAAGTGAACCCTGACAAGCAACGTTTGTCATTGTCAATCAAGGCTTTGGAAGAAGCGCCTGAACGCGAAGAAAACGCCTCATCATCAAACAACAACAATGGTGGTGACCGTCCTCGTCGTCAACGTCGTCCTCGCCAAGAAGCAGCTCCAAAGAACTACTCAACTTCTGAAGAAGAGGGTTCAGCTACTTTGGGTGACGCCTTTGGTGACATCTTCAAGGATTTCAACTAA
- the cmk gene encoding (d)CMP kinase: protein MMKLIQIAIDGPASAGKSTIAKILASDLDYVYVDTGAMYRTVTLAALRADIDPNDEEAVVALLPTIDIRFAPGEDGQLVFLNDVEVTNDIRSSEVVKHVSAVASYAAVRTAMTEKQRDITTTNSVVMDGRDVGTTVLPNAEVKIFLIASVQERAERRYRENQLKGIADEESLEEIAAAIERRDYLDSHREISPLRKADDAVEVDTTGLTIAEVVDSVKKIMATKIN from the coding sequence ATGATGAAGTTAATTCAAATTGCGATTGATGGACCAGCATCAGCTGGAAAGTCAACGATTGCTAAGATTTTAGCCAGTGATTTAGACTATGTTTACGTCGATACTGGTGCAATGTACAGAACTGTCACATTAGCTGCGTTACGTGCGGATATTGATCCAAACGATGAAGAGGCTGTCGTTGCCTTGTTGCCAACAATCGATATTCGATTTGCACCAGGTGAAGACGGACAACTTGTCTTTTTGAACGATGTTGAAGTGACGAATGATATTCGTTCTTCAGAAGTTGTGAAGCATGTTTCTGCCGTTGCATCATATGCAGCAGTACGTACAGCAATGACTGAAAAGCAACGTGATATTACAACAACAAACAGTGTTGTGATGGACGGGCGTGACGTTGGAACAACAGTGTTGCCCAATGCAGAAGTGAAAATCTTCTTGATTGCCTCAGTCCAAGAACGTGCAGAACGTCGTTATCGCGAGAACCAATTAAAGGGGATTGCAGACGAGGAATCATTGGAAGAAATCGCAGCAGCAATTGAACGTCGTGATTACTTAGATTCACATCGCGAAATTTCACCACTTCGCAAGGCAGATGATGCCGTTGAAGTGGACACAACCGGATTAACGATTGCAGAAGTCGTTGATTCTGTTAAAAAAATTATGGCAACAAAAATTAATTAA
- a CDS encoding LysM peptidoglycan-binding domain-containing protein, whose amino-acid sequence MSENEEKVQKDSTEPWENGFSGSKAEPTSRVAHRRKTQQVRVIIGVLIAAVVALSMVPVIGYLQTLNQPSSQEQAWSKTMTSETKVTSFSSDAAKAREKEESQKKADAEAAAKKQAEADKAASEKAAKEAEKKATESKPKESSKPDDKDQKTVAVEAGQGAYRVATNAGISVDELRTLNPGVNIDQLSAGQMLRVK is encoded by the coding sequence ATGTCTGAGAACGAAGAAAAAGTGCAAAAAGACTCAACAGAGCCATGGGAAAATGGTTTTTCAGGAAGCAAAGCTGAACCAACATCTCGTGTTGCACATCGCCGTAAGACACAACAAGTCCGTGTCATTATCGGGGTGTTGATTGCGGCTGTTGTTGCATTATCAATGGTGCCAGTAATTGGATACCTACAAACATTGAATCAACCAAGTAGCCAAGAACAAGCTTGGTCAAAGACAATGACATCAGAAACAAAGGTTACAAGTTTCTCAAGTGATGCTGCAAAGGCACGCGAGAAAGAAGAATCACAAAAGAAGGCTGATGCAGAAGCTGCGGCAAAGAAACAAGCTGAAGCTGACAAGGCTGCGAGTGAAAAAGCAGCTAAGGAAGCAGAAAAAAAGGCAACTGAATCTAAGCCTAAGGAATCATCAAAGCCAGATGACAAGGACCAAAAGACGGTCGCTGTTGAAGCTGGTCAAGGGGCATACCGTGTGGCAACAAATGCTGGTATTTCAGTAGATGAATTGCGTACATTGAACCCTGGCGTTAACATCGATCAACTTTCAGCTGGTCAAATGTTGCGTGTAAAGTAA
- a CDS encoding RecQ family ATP-dependent DNA helicase, which produces MISEQNVLQTLKSRFGFDAFKPGQSEIISALLADESVMAMLPTGGGKSLIYQMVGYLRPGVTIIVTPLLSLMQDQVARLNYQGERAVVAFNSTLTGYERQRVLARLGQYRFVFISPEMLSQEDVISAFQQVDINLMVIDEAHTMLTWGPDFRPDYLALPQIHERLNTPQLLLLTATATPEMLAKLKDDFAKETRKWFTYVESVNRPNIYLHTEHFTQRQDKKERLASLITTLKGPGLVYFSSRKQATAMARELQRETGKRIAAYHGGLESTERFRIQQQFMLGQLDVIMATSAFGMGIDKDNIRYVIHYHMSSDIPNYLQEFGRAGRNGDTAVAILLFAPGDEQLHYGLIDQTIPEKQAIQAFYETGRIKSPEQQRLLAYYQQAGYSEIDVKNIMAERREKRYADLDKMRQYANANGRLREQILMFFSESIQEEQKAFESVGQRKWHPEELGLVGETVPETTTELLDWQQQLQKMFKKR; this is translated from the coding sequence ATGATAAGTGAGCAAAATGTCTTACAAACATTAAAGTCACGTTTTGGTTTTGATGCTTTTAAACCAGGGCAGTCAGAAATCATTTCCGCATTATTAGCGGATGAATCAGTCATGGCCATGTTACCAACAGGTGGTGGTAAATCGTTGATTTATCAGATGGTTGGTTACTTACGCCCGGGGGTCACAATTATTGTGACGCCTCTGTTGTCGTTGATGCAAGACCAAGTTGCACGCTTGAATTATCAAGGTGAACGCGCTGTCGTGGCCTTTAATTCGACCTTAACGGGTTACGAACGACAACGTGTTTTAGCACGATTGGGTCAGTATCGATTCGTGTTCATTTCGCCAGAAATGCTGAGTCAAGAAGATGTTATCAGTGCATTTCAGCAAGTTGACATTAATTTGATGGTCATTGATGAGGCCCACACAATGTTGACTTGGGGACCGGATTTTAGGCCTGATTATCTCGCCTTACCACAGATACATGAGCGCTTAAACACACCGCAATTACTCTTGCTTACGGCAACAGCAACACCAGAAATGTTAGCAAAATTGAAGGATGATTTTGCAAAGGAAACACGTAAATGGTTCACCTATGTGGAATCAGTTAACCGACCAAATATCTATTTACACACGGAGCACTTTACACAACGCCAAGACAAAAAAGAACGGTTAGCCAGTTTAATTACGACTTTAAAAGGACCAGGATTAGTGTATTTTTCAAGTCGGAAGCAAGCAACGGCGATGGCGCGTGAGTTACAACGTGAGACGGGTAAACGGATTGCTGCATATCATGGTGGTTTGGAGAGTACGGAACGATTCCGAATTCAACAACAGTTTATGTTAGGCCAGCTAGATGTTATTATGGCGACTTCAGCATTTGGTATGGGGATTGATAAAGATAATATTCGCTATGTCATTCATTATCATATGAGTAGTGACATTCCGAATTATCTCCAGGAATTTGGCCGGGCAGGTCGAAATGGGGACACCGCGGTGGCGATTTTGTTGTTTGCACCGGGGGATGAACAATTACACTATGGATTAATTGATCAAACGATTCCTGAAAAACAAGCAATTCAAGCGTTTTATGAAACAGGACGAATTAAATCACCTGAACAACAACGCTTACTCGCATATTATCAACAGGCGGGCTACTCAGAGATAGATGTGAAAAACATCATGGCAGAGAGACGCGAAAAAAGGTATGCTGATTTAGACAAAATGCGCCAGTATGCCAATGCCAACGGGCGATTACGCGAGCAAATTTTAATGTTCTTTAGTGAATCGATACAGGAAGAACAAAAAGCATTTGAATCTGTGGGACAACGTAAATGGCACCCCGAAGAATTGGGCTTAGTTGGGGAAACGGTGCCTGAAACGACAACTGAATTACTAGATTGGCAGCAACAGCTACAGAAAATGTTTAAGAAAAGGTAA
- a CDS encoding ECF transporter S component has product MNRVKTLTVISILGTMSFILMLLTQFPIVPGVSFLKMDFSFVPVFLGAMLLNVKTGYAILGLRSVLKLLLDNGGVETYIGLPMNIIGLAILLTIVMKFLGSDFKSWRMTSYIVASVLGIFGLTLAMTAMNYVYGIPLYAWLVKFDINQIFGTANYLWYMVVPFNLVSGAIMMLVIGMLVFPFKNIFTRLRQQLQA; this is encoded by the coding sequence ATGAACCGCGTAAAGACACTCACTGTTATCTCAATTTTAGGAACCATGTCATTTATTTTGATGTTACTCACACAATTCCCCATTGTGCCAGGGGTATCCTTTTTGAAAATGGACTTTTCATTCGTGCCGGTCTTTCTAGGGGCGATGTTATTAAACGTAAAAACAGGATATGCGATTTTGGGATTGCGCTCCGTGTTAAAATTGTTATTAGATAATGGTGGCGTAGAAACGTATATTGGCCTACCGATGAATATTATTGGGTTAGCCATTTTATTGACGATCGTTATGAAGTTCCTAGGCTCAGATTTTAAATCATGGCGAATGACTTCTTATATAGTAGCTTCTGTGCTAGGAATTTTTGGTTTGACGTTAGCGATGACCGCGATGAATTACGTCTATGGGATTCCTTTGTATGCGTGGTTAGTAAAGTTTGATATTAATCAAATTTTTGGAACTGCGAACTATCTATGGTACATGGTTGTGCCGTTTAACTTGGTATCAGGCGCTATTATGATGCTTGTTATCGGGATGCTCGTCTTTCCATTTAAAAATATCTTTACCCGTTTGCGCCAACAATTACAGGCGTAG
- a CDS encoding pseudouridine synthase has protein sequence MAERLQKVMAQAGVASRRASEKLIAEGSVSVNGKIVTELGTKVEPSDKIQVNGAPLEGSEKKVYYLLNKPRGVVTTTSDDKERDTVMDVLKDVRERVYPVGRLDYDTTGVLLMTNDGELANKLMHPKYNIDKVYVAKVKGIPTNEALKTLRQGVTVRTVEKNRHVTYHAAPAKAEIISTDHRKQVAMVRLTIHEGRYHQVKEMMKAVGHPVVKLTRERYGMLDLTGLVPGEYRDLRYEEVQNLKSGQQFRKSGGRL, from the coding sequence ATGGCTGAACGACTACAAAAAGTGATGGCGCAAGCCGGGGTTGCGTCACGACGCGCCTCAGAAAAGTTGATCGCTGAAGGAAGTGTTAGTGTTAACGGTAAGATCGTGACTGAACTTGGTACAAAGGTTGAACCAAGTGACAAGATTCAAGTTAATGGTGCACCACTTGAAGGATCAGAAAAGAAGGTTTATTACCTATTGAACAAGCCACGTGGTGTGGTGACAACGACATCTGACGATAAGGAACGTGACACAGTTATGGACGTTCTAAAGGATGTTCGTGAACGTGTTTACCCAGTTGGACGTCTTGACTACGACACAACAGGGGTCTTGTTGATGACAAATGACGGTGAATTGGCTAACAAGTTGATGCACCCTAAGTACAACATCGACAAGGTTTATGTTGCGAAGGTTAAGGGAATCCCAACAAACGAAGCGCTAAAGACTTTGCGTCAAGGAGTTACGGTACGTACGGTTGAAAAGAATCGTCACGTGACATACCATGCGGCGCCAGCTAAGGCAGAAATCATTTCAACTGACCACCGTAAGCAAGTGGCCATGGTTCGTCTAACGATTCATGAAGGTCGTTACCACCAAGTTAAGGAAATGATGAAGGCTGTTGGACACCCAGTTGTGAAGTTGACACGTGAACGTTACGGAATGCTTGATTTGACTGGTTTGGTGCCAGGTGAATACCGTGACTTGCGTTACGAAGAAGTGCAAAACTTGAAGTCAGGTCAACAATTCCGTAAGTCAGGTGGGCGTCTATAA
- the scpB gene encoding SMC-Scp complex subunit ScpB: protein MTNRQQIEAILFVAGDEGVSVAEMSAITGFSFSAIAQILDDLAEHYVADEHSSLDLLQTDDRYQLVTKVELADTVRRYFTVPLTTSLSQASLEVLAIVAYKQPITRIGIDEIRRVQSQATLQKLMLRNLVEIKGRSKEIGRPNLYGTTDYFLNYFGLNQLTDLPPLGEIDLLEALKTVENTTVPLMNEDVLNETAEEDGEYNG, encoded by the coding sequence ATGACGAATCGACAACAAATTGAAGCCATTTTATTTGTGGCCGGGGATGAAGGTGTAAGTGTTGCAGAAATGAGTGCCATTACTGGTTTCTCTTTCTCAGCAATCGCGCAAATCCTTGATGATTTAGCTGAACATTACGTCGCTGATGAACATTCAAGCTTAGATTTATTACAAACCGATGATCGCTATCAATTGGTGACGAAAGTAGAGTTAGCTGATACAGTGCGCCGCTACTTTACCGTGCCGTTGACTACGTCATTATCACAGGCATCATTGGAAGTTTTGGCCATTGTGGCATATAAGCAACCAATTACCCGAATTGGAATTGATGAAATCCGTCGGGTCCAATCACAAGCAACCCTACAAAAATTAATGTTGCGTAACTTGGTGGAGATTAAAGGTCGTTCAAAAGAAATTGGCCGACCAAATCTTTATGGCACAACGGATTATTTCTTAAACTATTTTGGTTTGAATCAATTGACCGATTTGCCACCACTAGGTGAAATTGACCTATTAGAAGCATTGAAAACAGTAGAAAATACAACCGTCCCATTAATGAACGAAGATGTTTTAAATGAGACAGCAGAAGAAGATGGAGAATACAATGGCTGA